The following coding sequences are from one Xiphias gladius isolate SHS-SW01 ecotype Sanya breed wild chromosome 14, ASM1685928v1, whole genome shotgun sequence window:
- the LOC120799494 gene encoding activin receptor type-2B-like isoform X2, which yields MLEAPLRGYSLGEAETRECVYYNDNWRTERTNQSGFERCEGEKDKRLHCYASWLNSSGTIKLVKKGCWLDDFNCYDRQECVSMEENPQVFFCCCEGNYCNERFTHLPDLIGSGNRVKIRPPPRVPSLLNVLVYSLLPLCVLSLALVLALWMYRHRKPPYGHVDLSEDPGPTPPSPLVGLKPLQLLEIKARGRFGCVWKAQLMSEYVAVKIFPVQDKQSWQNERDIFVTPGMRHENILRYIAAEKHGTNLETELWLITEFHERGSLTDHLKGNTVTWSELCHIAETMSRGLAYLHEDIPSYKGEGPKPTIAHRDFKSKNVMLRDDLTAVIGDFGLAVRFEPGKPPGDTHGQVGTRRYMAPEVLEGAINFQRDSFLRIDMYAMGLVLWELVSRCAETDGTVGEYMLPFEDEIGQHPSLEDLQDVVVHKKMRPVIKECWLKHPGLNQMCETIEECWDHDAEARLSAGCVEERIGQIARMISSTTSDIPVSIVTSLTNEDLPPKESST from the exons ATGCTAGAGGCTCCGCTTAGAG GGTACAGTCTGGGTGAAGCTGAGACCCGGGAGTGTGTGTACTACAATGATAACTGGCGTACGGAGAGGACCAACCAGAGCGGCTTCGAGCGCTGTGAGGGGGAGAAGGACAAGCGACTGCACTGTTACGCCTCCTGGCTCAACTCCTCAGGGACCATCAAGCTGGTGAAGAAGGGCTGCTGGCTGGATGACTTCAACTGCTATGACAG GCAAGAGTGTGTTTCCATGGAGGAAAACCCTCAggtcttcttctgctgctgcgaGGGCAACTACTGCAATGAACGATTCACCCACCTTCCCGACCTGATTGGCAGTGGAAACCGAG TGAAAATCCGGCCTCCACCCCGGGTGCCGTCCCTGCTCAATGTGCTGGTGTACTCCCTGTTGCCTCTCTGTGTGCTGTCCCTGGCCCTTGTTCTGGCCTTGTGGATGTACCGCCACCGCAAGCCTCCCTATGGCCACGTAGACCTTAGCGAG GATCCAGGACCCACTCCTCCATCCCCCTTGGTGGGTCTGAAACCTCTGCAGTTGCTGGAAATCAAAGCTAGGGGGCGCTTTGGTTGTGTTTGGAAGGCCCAGTTGATGAGCGAATATGTTGCTGTAAAGATCTTCCCTGTTCAG GATAAGCAGTCTTGGCAAAATGAGCGGGACATTTTTGTGACTCCGGGGATGCGACATGAAAACATCTTGCGTTACATAGCTGCAGAAAAACACGGAACCAACCTGGAGACGGAGCTGTGGCTCATCACAGAGTTTCATGAGAGG ggCTCACTGACAGACCACCTGAAGGGTAACACTGTGACCTGGAGTGAACTGTGTCACATAGCAGAGACCATGTCCCGCGGCTTGGCCTACCTCCATGAGGACATTCCCAGCTACAAGGGAGAGGGGCCAAAACCCACTATTGCACACAG GGACTTCAAGAGTAAGAATGTGATGCTTCGAGATGATTTAACTGCAGTCATTGGAGACTTTGGGCTCGCTGTACGATTTGAACCAGGAAAACCTCCAGGAGATACTCATGGCCAG GTGGGTACGAGGCGTTACATGGCTCCGGAGGTGCTGGAGGGAGCCATCAACTTCCAGCGAGACTCCTTCTTGAGGATAGACATGTACGCTATGGGCTTGGTGCTGTGGGAGCTGGTGTCCCGCTGCGCAGAGACTGACG GAACAGTTGGCGAGTACATGCTGCCGTTCGAGGATGAAATAGGCCAACATCCCTCCCTAGAGGATCTGCAGGATGTGGTCGTGCACAAGAAGATGCGTCCAGTCATCAAGGAGTGCTGGCTCAAACATCCT GGTTTGAACCAGATGTGCGAGACCATCGAGGAATGCTGGGACCACGACGCAGAGGCACGATTGTCGGCTGGCTGCGTGGAAGAGCGCATCGGCCAAATCGCCAGGATGATCAGCAGCACTACCTCAGACATCCCTGTCTCCATTGTGACGTCTCTCACCAACGAGGACCTACCTCCCAAAGAGTCCAGCACCTGA
- the LOC120799494 gene encoding activin receptor type-2B-like isoform X1 yields the protein MSFSWLTCSLLLGTLCAGYSLGEAETRECVYYNDNWRTERTNQSGFERCEGEKDKRLHCYASWLNSSGTIKLVKKGCWLDDFNCYDRQECVSMEENPQVFFCCCEGNYCNERFTHLPDLIGSGNRVKIRPPPRVPSLLNVLVYSLLPLCVLSLALVLALWMYRHRKPPYGHVDLSEDPGPTPPSPLVGLKPLQLLEIKARGRFGCVWKAQLMSEYVAVKIFPVQDKQSWQNERDIFVTPGMRHENILRYIAAEKHGTNLETELWLITEFHERGSLTDHLKGNTVTWSELCHIAETMSRGLAYLHEDIPSYKGEGPKPTIAHRDFKSKNVMLRDDLTAVIGDFGLAVRFEPGKPPGDTHGQVGTRRYMAPEVLEGAINFQRDSFLRIDMYAMGLVLWELVSRCAETDGTVGEYMLPFEDEIGQHPSLEDLQDVVVHKKMRPVIKECWLKHPGLNQMCETIEECWDHDAEARLSAGCVEERIGQIARMISSTTSDIPVSIVTSLTNEDLPPKESST from the exons ATGTCTTTTTCATGGCTGACTTGTTCACTTCTTCTGGGAACTTTATGCGCAG GGTACAGTCTGGGTGAAGCTGAGACCCGGGAGTGTGTGTACTACAATGATAACTGGCGTACGGAGAGGACCAACCAGAGCGGCTTCGAGCGCTGTGAGGGGGAGAAGGACAAGCGACTGCACTGTTACGCCTCCTGGCTCAACTCCTCAGGGACCATCAAGCTGGTGAAGAAGGGCTGCTGGCTGGATGACTTCAACTGCTATGACAG GCAAGAGTGTGTTTCCATGGAGGAAAACCCTCAggtcttcttctgctgctgcgaGGGCAACTACTGCAATGAACGATTCACCCACCTTCCCGACCTGATTGGCAGTGGAAACCGAG TGAAAATCCGGCCTCCACCCCGGGTGCCGTCCCTGCTCAATGTGCTGGTGTACTCCCTGTTGCCTCTCTGTGTGCTGTCCCTGGCCCTTGTTCTGGCCTTGTGGATGTACCGCCACCGCAAGCCTCCCTATGGCCACGTAGACCTTAGCGAG GATCCAGGACCCACTCCTCCATCCCCCTTGGTGGGTCTGAAACCTCTGCAGTTGCTGGAAATCAAAGCTAGGGGGCGCTTTGGTTGTGTTTGGAAGGCCCAGTTGATGAGCGAATATGTTGCTGTAAAGATCTTCCCTGTTCAG GATAAGCAGTCTTGGCAAAATGAGCGGGACATTTTTGTGACTCCGGGGATGCGACATGAAAACATCTTGCGTTACATAGCTGCAGAAAAACACGGAACCAACCTGGAGACGGAGCTGTGGCTCATCACAGAGTTTCATGAGAGG ggCTCACTGACAGACCACCTGAAGGGTAACACTGTGACCTGGAGTGAACTGTGTCACATAGCAGAGACCATGTCCCGCGGCTTGGCCTACCTCCATGAGGACATTCCCAGCTACAAGGGAGAGGGGCCAAAACCCACTATTGCACACAG GGACTTCAAGAGTAAGAATGTGATGCTTCGAGATGATTTAACTGCAGTCATTGGAGACTTTGGGCTCGCTGTACGATTTGAACCAGGAAAACCTCCAGGAGATACTCATGGCCAG GTGGGTACGAGGCGTTACATGGCTCCGGAGGTGCTGGAGGGAGCCATCAACTTCCAGCGAGACTCCTTCTTGAGGATAGACATGTACGCTATGGGCTTGGTGCTGTGGGAGCTGGTGTCCCGCTGCGCAGAGACTGACG GAACAGTTGGCGAGTACATGCTGCCGTTCGAGGATGAAATAGGCCAACATCCCTCCCTAGAGGATCTGCAGGATGTGGTCGTGCACAAGAAGATGCGTCCAGTCATCAAGGAGTGCTGGCTCAAACATCCT GGTTTGAACCAGATGTGCGAGACCATCGAGGAATGCTGGGACCACGACGCAGAGGCACGATTGTCGGCTGGCTGCGTGGAAGAGCGCATCGGCCAAATCGCCAGGATGATCAGCAGCACTACCTCAGACATCCCTGTCTCCATTGTGACGTCTCTCACCAACGAGGACCTACCTCCCAAAGAGTCCAGCACCTGA
- the LOC120799254 gene encoding gamma-crystallin N-A, translating into MSQYSGKIVFYEGKCFTGRKLEICSDCDNFQDRGFMNRVNSVRVESGAFVCFDHPDFKGQQYILEHGEYPEFQRWNAHNDHMGSCRPIRMHGEHYRMELFEGDNFTGQCVELCDDCPFLQARGLTKNSINSIKVYGDGAWVLYEEPNYRGRMYIVERGNYCTHMEWQAENPNIQSVRRVANYF; encoded by the exons ATGTCTCAGTACTCAGGAAAG atcgTGTTCTATGAGGGAAAATGTTTCACTGGGAGGAAGCTGGAAATCTGCAGCGACTGCGACAACTTCCAGGACCGAGGCTTCATGAACAGGGTCAACTCTGTCCGAGTGGAGAGCGGCGCCTTCGTCTGCTTCGACCACCCAGACTTCAAGGGCCAACAGTACATTCTGGAGCACGGAGAGTACCCTGAGTTCCAGCGCTGGAATGCCCATAATGATCACATGGGCTCCTGCAGGCCAATCAGGAtg CATGGAGAGCACTATAGGATGGAGCTGTTCGAGGGAGACAACTTCACTGGCCAGTGTGTGGAGCTGTGCGATGACTGTCCATTTCTGCAAGCACGAGGCCTGACCAAGAACTCTATCAACTCCATCAAGGTTTATGGAGATGGAGC CTGGGTGCTGTACGAGGAGCCTAACTACCGCGGCCGCATGTACATCGTGGAGAGAGGAAACTACTGCACCCACATGGAGTGGCAGGCAGAGAACCCCAACATCCAGTCTGTTCGCAGGGTGGCAAACTACTTTTAA